A genomic segment from uncultured Alistipes sp. encodes:
- the lepB gene encoding signal peptidase I has translation MQKIKAFFRNKWVGFTLAALLYTLWFVVWTGNLWLLIGLPVIYDLYISKLFYRYVWHRNTELCKRNKLYKTVYEWVNAIIFATVVASLVHIFIFQMYVIPTSSMEKSLLVGDYLYVSKVSYGPQMPNTPLSFPFVHHTMPFSQTKKSFSEAIKWPYHRLKGLKPIRRNDVVVFNFPAGDTVLLENQSVTYYDVLRGFEESFGKEEGRKRLNEKYTVISRPVDKRENYIKRCVALPGDSLVIRDGQVFVNGEPQEPIPGLQSSYIVQTNAPFTQYALDNLGITEYSGNGAAYYMALTRETAEKIGNLNNVISIRPYIYTPSTDVFPQWNEARWSQDNYGPIWIPKKGATVELTPDNLPLFRRIIEAYEGHELDVRDGAIRIDGEPATQYTFAMDYYWMMGDNRHNSADSRFWGYVPEDHIVGKASFVWLSLDANKKFPSNIRWERLFRKVR, from the coding sequence ATGCAAAAAATCAAGGCTTTTTTCAGAAACAAATGGGTCGGGTTCACGCTGGCCGCCCTGCTCTATACGCTCTGGTTCGTCGTCTGGACCGGGAACCTCTGGCTCCTGATCGGCCTGCCCGTCATCTACGACCTCTACATCTCGAAGCTCTTCTACCGCTACGTCTGGCACCGGAATACCGAACTCTGTAAACGGAACAAACTCTACAAGACCGTTTACGAGTGGGTCAACGCCATCATCTTCGCAACGGTCGTCGCTTCGCTCGTGCACATCTTCATCTTCCAGATGTACGTGATCCCCACCTCGTCGATGGAGAAGTCGCTGCTCGTCGGTGACTACCTCTACGTCAGCAAGGTATCATACGGGCCCCAGATGCCCAACACGCCCCTGTCGTTCCCCTTCGTCCACCACACGATGCCCTTCTCGCAGACCAAAAAATCATTCTCCGAAGCGATCAAGTGGCCCTACCACCGGCTCAAGGGACTCAAGCCCATCCGCCGAAACGACGTCGTGGTCTTCAACTTCCCGGCCGGCGACACCGTGCTCCTGGAAAACCAGTCGGTGACCTATTACGACGTGCTGCGCGGTTTCGAGGAGTCGTTCGGAAAGGAGGAGGGACGCAAACGCCTCAACGAGAAGTACACGGTCATCAGCCGCCCCGTGGACAAACGCGAAAACTACATCAAGCGCTGCGTGGCCCTGCCCGGCGACTCGCTCGTAATCCGTGACGGACAGGTCTTTGTCAACGGAGAGCCCCAGGAGCCGATCCCCGGGCTGCAGAGCTCCTACATCGTGCAGACAAACGCACCCTTCACGCAATACGCCCTCGACAACCTCGGAATCACCGAATACAGCGGGAACGGCGCCGCCTACTACATGGCCCTCACCCGGGAGACCGCCGAGAAGATCGGGAACCTGAACAACGTCATCTCGATCCGCCCCTACATCTACACCCCCTCGACCGACGTATTCCCCCAGTGGAACGAAGCCCGCTGGAGCCAGGACAACTACGGCCCGATCTGGATCCCGAAGAAGGGCGCGACGGTCGAACTCACGCCCGACAACCTGCCGCTCTTCCGCCGGATCATCGAGGCATACGAGGGGCATGAGCTCGACGTGCGCGACGGCGCGATCCGCATCGACGGAGAACCCGCCACGCAGTACACCTTCGCCATGGACTACTACTGGATGATGGGTGACAACCGCCACAATTCGGCCGATTCGCGCTTCTGGGGCTATGTTCCCGAGGACCACATCGTCGGAAAGGCCTCGTTCGTCTGGCTATCGCTCGACGCCAACAAGAAGTTCCCCTCGAACATCCGCTGGGAGCGCCTCTTCCGGAAAGTGCGGTAG
- a CDS encoding YigZ family protein, which yields MQPDDLYRTVAAPAEAACRERSSKFLAWIYPVRSEEEIRGHLDALRKRFFDATHHCYAWRLGPRGEAFRANDDGEPSGTAGKPILGQLLSNDITDCLVVVVRYFGGTKLGVPGLIAAYKESAAAAIEAAQIVERTVDRIVTVDFPYVAMNDIMRAVKELQPRIEEQAFDNLCTLQLTIRESRADLLEERLRKAGGSLRE from the coding sequence ATGCAGCCCGACGACCTCTACCGGACCGTTGCGGCGCCCGCCGAGGCAGCCTGTCGCGAACGGAGCAGCAAGTTCCTCGCGTGGATCTATCCCGTCCGCAGCGAGGAGGAGATCCGCGGCCATCTGGATGCCCTGCGCAAGCGTTTCTTCGACGCCACGCACCACTGTTACGCCTGGCGGCTCGGACCCCGCGGCGAGGCATTCCGCGCCAACGACGACGGCGAGCCTTCGGGAACGGCCGGAAAGCCGATTCTCGGGCAGCTGCTCTCGAACGACATCACCGATTGTCTCGTAGTCGTGGTCCGCTACTTCGGCGGCACGAAGCTCGGGGTTCCCGGGTTGATCGCCGCTTACAAGGAGTCGGCCGCCGCGGCCATCGAAGCCGCGCAGATCGTCGAGCGGACCGTCGACCGGATCGTCACCGTCGATTTCCCCTATGTGGCGATGAACGACATCATGCGCGCGGTCAAGGAGTTGCAGCCCCGGATCGAGGAGCAGGCTTTCGACAACCTCTGTACCCTGCAGCTCACGATCCGCGAAAGCCGCGCCGACCTGCTCGAAGAGCGCCTCCGCAAGGCCGGCGGCTCCCTCCGGGAG
- the dapB gene encoding 4-hydroxy-tetrahydrodipicolinate reductase, with amino-acid sequence MKAAIIGYGKMGREIERILAERGHETALVIDLDNARDLDAGHLKGIDVAIEFTTPATAYDNIRTCLECGVAVVSGTTGWTDRLAELQELCRQRGGALFYASNYCLGVNLLFRLNRQLAALVGRLGGGYEVRIEEVHHTQKKDAPSGTAITLAEGILENLPGKTGWVNFAPGIEHAANRVERSEDTPADRIEIRSVREGMVPGIHTVTYESEDDILELRHEIKNRRTLAQGAVVAAEFLCGKKGVYGMDDLLK; translated from the coding sequence ATGAAGGCTGCAATCATCGGATACGGCAAGATGGGCCGCGAAATCGAACGGATCCTCGCCGAACGGGGACACGAAACCGCCCTCGTCATCGACCTCGACAATGCCCGCGACCTCGATGCCGGACACCTGAAGGGCATCGACGTGGCTATCGAATTCACCACGCCCGCCACGGCTTACGACAACATCCGCACCTGTCTGGAGTGCGGCGTGGCCGTCGTCAGCGGAACAACCGGCTGGACAGACCGCCTGGCCGAACTGCAGGAGTTGTGCCGCCAGCGCGGCGGGGCGCTCTTCTACGCCTCGAACTACTGCCTGGGCGTCAACCTCCTGTTCCGCCTCAACCGCCAGCTCGCCGCACTGGTCGGACGCCTCGGGGGCGGTTACGAGGTCCGCATCGAGGAGGTCCACCACACCCAGAAGAAGGATGCCCCGAGCGGTACGGCCATCACCCTGGCCGAAGGAATCCTCGAAAACCTCCCCGGAAAAACCGGGTGGGTGAACTTCGCTCCGGGTATCGAACACGCCGCAAACCGCGTGGAGCGCAGCGAGGATACGCCGGCCGACCGCATCGAGATCCGTTCGGTGCGCGAGGGAATGGTCCCGGGTATTCACACCGTGACCTACGAGTCCGAGGACGACATCCTCGAACTCCGCCACGAAATCAAGAACCGCCGCACGCTGGCGCAAGGAGCCGTCGTAGCAGCCGAATTCCTCTGCGGAAAGAAGGGCGTGTACGGCATGGATGACCTGCTGAAATAG